The following proteins come from a genomic window of Myroides odoratus DSM 2801:
- a CDS encoding tetratricopeptide repeat protein, which translates to MKYSWYQIVWLIWLVGLGVTGFAQETPTHTDVILSCPTDNQEINTLYEMGFSALEKPEYYNTAGRIFFQIIQLDKSLCDAYYYTGVSLTKQDKDDAAYTYLYYADSLATQPTLPFKIALAESALRIGNVGLARKKYEEIKSDFPNSPEGYYGLSLTATSIGDLVEGLVNTDRTLLKYKNAGGLTPTREQEIYLIKAILLRMNTQYDKAIEYFEKSKEHFGTTTDYLANYALTAYELYKQTKEDQWKQKSQQALLQIQDKTTLKEDFFQQFSYD; encoded by the coding sequence ATGAAGTATAGCTGGTACCAAATAGTTTGGTTGATTTGGTTAGTAGGACTAGGAGTGACGGGATTTGCTCAAGAAACTCCTACGCATACTGACGTAATACTGTCTTGTCCCACGGACAATCAGGAAATTAATACCTTGTATGAAATGGGTTTTTCTGCTTTAGAAAAACCAGAATACTACAATACAGCAGGAAGAATATTCTTTCAGATTATTCAACTCGATAAAAGTTTGTGTGATGCTTATTATTACACAGGAGTATCCTTGACCAAACAGGACAAAGACGATGCCGCTTATACCTATTTGTATTATGCGGATAGTTTGGCTACTCAGCCTACCTTGCCGTTTAAAATAGCTTTAGCAGAATCAGCTTTGCGTATTGGAAATGTCGGGTTAGCCCGAAAAAAATATGAAGAAATTAAAAGTGACTTTCCCAATAGTCCAGAAGGATATTATGGATTAAGCTTAACTGCCACTTCTATTGGTGATCTCGTAGAAGGATTGGTCAATACAGATCGCACTTTATTAAAATACAAGAATGCAGGTGGTTTAACGCCAACAAGAGAACAAGAAATCTACCTTATTAAAGCAATTCTATTGCGCATGAATACGCAGTATGACAAGGCCATTGAATACTTTGAAAAGAGCAAGGAGCATTTTGGTACTACAACCGATTATCTAGCCAATTATGCGTTGACTGCATATGAATTGTATAAACAAACGAAGGAAGATCAATGGAAGCAAAAAAGCCAACAAGCCTTGCTTCAAATCCAAGATAAAACCACTTTAAAAGAGGATTTCTTTCAGCAGTTCAGCTACGATTAA
- a CDS encoding response regulator transcription factor — protein sequence MHNILLVEDDIDYGTVVKQYLEISGFNVIWTPSSTEVAELLQQHHFHLAILDIMLPIKDGFTLAKEIHQNHPNIPFLFLTAKNQNIDRLLGLKLGAADYIAKTCDPEELKLRIDNIMRHTPIETSTVYHLGIYSFNPTLLRLEHAKKTYQLTERERDLLLLFIQHDQSILEREVILNQLWQTADYFNGRSLDVFVTRLRKYLSDDDNIQISSIRGVGFKINLAR from the coding sequence ATGCATAATATTCTCCTTGTTGAAGATGATATAGACTATGGTACTGTAGTGAAACAGTATCTAGAAATTAGCGGTTTTAATGTGATTTGGACACCCTCTTCGACTGAGGTAGCTGAATTATTGCAACAACATCATTTCCATTTGGCTATTTTGGATATTATGCTTCCGATTAAAGATGGCTTTACTTTAGCCAAGGAAATACATCAAAATCACCCCAATATTCCTTTTCTATTTCTGACGGCTAAAAACCAAAATATTGATCGTCTACTGGGTTTAAAATTAGGTGCAGCAGATTATATTGCAAAAACTTGTGATCCCGAAGAACTAAAACTGCGTATTGACAATATTATGCGCCATACTCCCATTGAAACGTCAACTGTTTATCACTTGGGAATCTATAGCTTTAACCCGACTCTATTACGTTTGGAACATGCAAAGAAAACCTATCAGCTAACAGAAAGGGAAAGAGATTTACTGTTGCTTTTTATCCAACATGACCAATCTATTTTGGAACGAGAAGTCATTTTGAATCAACTCTGGCAAACGGCAGATTATTTTAATGGAAGAAGTTTAGATGTATTTGTAACGCGACTGCGCAAATATTTATCAGATGATGATAATATACAGATTAGCAGTATCCGCGGAGTGGGTTTTAAAATTAACTTAGCGCGTTAA
- a CDS encoding sensor histidine kinase, protein MKYSKPKYYLIAFSLFYLFLIGIMVFYFLQVLDLKRKEVHKIAHDKIDEIESLLAFEKKTKKKDNVLYHAVLDLLQKKATIEEIKEQHASYFVSTSKDATHKIDSAFADLGYKMAYRIDLTHVILNSTKENVLHAPVTILETEQKIGHAHRVNSSEWEVEESSKNKSDEPCVDCPEDYSNHFIVKQEKYIEVLNFNSIALRELAPLLLASFFICMFILILYFITYKTIKKKEQEVLSLHNMVDNVSHEFKLPIATLKYGCNNLKQEYDSPTVALIQRQIDRLERLQNQLGVVSDADELPFTHANFTQLIEDLKLRNQAIDFKILWQADEEIQLPQTAMETMILNLVENGIKYGGTQLTCVIQHKENKLYIEVSDNGIGIEKKELNLIFRKFYRIIHNNVHNTLGLGIGLYQVKQIVEKYQGSIQVNSKLTVGTTFIICIPYA, encoded by the coding sequence ATGAAGTATTCTAAACCAAAGTATTATCTCATCGCTTTTAGTTTATTCTATCTCTTTTTGATTGGAATAATGGTCTTCTATTTTCTTCAAGTATTGGATTTGAAGAGAAAAGAAGTGCACAAGATTGCCCATGATAAAATTGACGAAATAGAAAGTCTTCTTGCGTTTGAGAAAAAAACTAAGAAAAAGGATAATGTACTTTATCATGCTGTATTAGACTTATTACAGAAAAAAGCCACTATAGAAGAAATTAAAGAACAACATGCTTCTTATTTTGTATCCACAAGCAAAGATGCTACACATAAAATAGATAGTGCTTTTGCTGATTTGGGCTATAAGATGGCGTATCGAATTGATTTGACGCATGTCATTCTTAATTCAACCAAAGAAAATGTCCTACATGCTCCAGTTACAATCTTAGAAACAGAGCAAAAAATTGGCCATGCACATCGCGTGAATTCTTCTGAATGGGAGGTGGAAGAAAGCAGCAAAAATAAATCCGATGAACCTTGTGTAGATTGCCCTGAAGATTACTCCAATCACTTTATTGTAAAACAAGAAAAGTACATTGAAGTACTCAATTTCAATAGTATTGCGTTGCGTGAGCTCGCTCCGCTATTACTAGCCTCATTTTTCATCTGCATGTTTATTTTAATCCTATACTTCATTACGTATAAAACAATTAAGAAGAAGGAACAAGAAGTGCTAAGTTTACACAATATGGTGGACAATGTTTCCCATGAATTTAAACTACCGATTGCTACTTTAAAATATGGATGCAACAACCTCAAACAAGAGTATGATTCTCCTACTGTAGCATTAATTCAAAGACAAATCGATCGCCTAGAGCGTTTACAAAATCAATTGGGCGTGGTATCAGATGCGGATGAACTTCCTTTTACTCATGCAAATTTCACCCAGCTCATTGAAGATTTAAAACTGAGAAATCAAGCGATTGATTTTAAAATTTTATGGCAGGCAGATGAAGAGATTCAATTGCCTCAAACAGCCATGGAAACGATGATATTGAATCTTGTGGAAAATGGAATTAAATATGGTGGTACACAGCTTACTTGTGTCATTCAACACAAAGAAAATAAGTTGTATATTGAAGTTTCAGATAATGGGATTGGAATTGAAAAAAAGGAACTAAACCTTATTTTCCGAAAATTCTATCGCATTATACACAACAATGTACACAATACATTGGGCTTAGGTATTGGTTTATATCAAGTGAAACAAATCGTTGAAAAATACCAAGGCAGTATTCAAGTAAATAGTAAATTAACAGTAGGAACAACCTTTATTATTTGTATTCCTTATGCATAA
- the def gene encoding peptide deformylase translates to MTVSNSLTTEELALIFEGDQTQPMYVYQDTVPAELQVLKSNCIAIDPQDANVKMLIARMFKTVTDGDRAGVGIAAPQVGLNRRLFLVKRFDKANEPFEFFINPQITWYSAVLQQGEEGCLSIEDRYDAVYRSLAVQITYFDLEGNHYQEVVEGYTAVIMQHEYDHLNGILFTDRIEEQEQRKYEDATLETPLVYEV, encoded by the coding sequence ATGACAGTAAGTAATTCCTTAACGACAGAAGAATTAGCCTTAATTTTTGAAGGAGATCAAACGCAACCGATGTATGTATATCAGGATACTGTTCCTGCAGAACTACAAGTGCTTAAAAGTAATTGTATCGCAATCGATCCTCAAGATGCCAACGTGAAGATGTTAATTGCACGTATGTTTAAAACGGTAACGGACGGCGATCGTGCAGGTGTTGGTATTGCCGCTCCTCAAGTGGGATTAAATAGAAGATTATTCTTGGTGAAGCGTTTTGATAAAGCGAATGAACCATTTGAGTTTTTTATTAATCCTCAAATTACATGGTATTCTGCTGTATTGCAACAAGGAGAAGAAGGGTGTTTATCTATCGAAGATCGCTATGATGCTGTATACCGCAGTTTAGCTGTCCAAATTACGTATTTTGATTTGGAAGGGAATCACTATCAAGAAGTAGTAGAGGGTTATACGGCAGTAATTATGCAACACGAATACGATCACCTGAATGGTATTTTGTTCACAGATCGAATTGAAGAACAAGAACAGCGCAAGTATGAGGATGCAACTTTAGAAACACCTTTGGTGTATGAAGTATAG